Proteins encoded by one window of Anopheles maculipalpis chromosome 2RL, idAnoMacuDA_375_x, whole genome shotgun sequence:
- the LOC126568535 gene encoding vacuolar protein-sorting-associated protein 25: protein MGAFQWPWEYSFPPFFTVQVHAKTKEQQLATWKELVLNYQKHERQALLNIAEDTPLFVNQELSRKLSPEARLWVMEELAKTGHAATTDKRKQQWEVYWHTLDEWSNILYEWATASGTTNTVCTLYELVAGDNTVGEEFYGLDEGVLRKALKILEARGKCELIAFDENEGVKFF, encoded by the exons ATGGGTGCCTTCCAGTGGCCATGGGAGTATTcgtttccaccatttttcac AGTGCAGGTGCACGCCAAAACAAAGGAACAGCAGCTGGCCACCTGGAAGGAGCTGGTGCTAAACTACCAGAAACATGAGCGCCAAGCGCTGTTAAACATTGCCGAAGATACACCACTGTTCGTCAATCAGGAATTGTCCCGCAAGCTATCACCCGAAGCGCGGCTATGGGTAATGGAAGAACTGGCAAAGACGGGCCATGCAGCCACCACGGACAAACGAAAACAGCAATGGGAAGTGTACTGGCACACGTTGGACGAATGGAGCAACATCCTGTACGAGTGGGCTACTGCCAGCGGGACAACGAACACGGTTTGCACCCTATACGAGCTAGTGGCGGGTGATAATACGGTTGGAGAAGAATTTTACGGGTTGGACGAAGGTGTCCTTAGGAAGGCATTGAAGATACTCGAAGCACGGGGCAAATGTGAGCTGATTGCGTTTGACGAAAATGAGGGAGTAAAGTTTTTCTAA